In Drosophila nasuta strain 15112-1781.00 chromosome 2R, ASM2355853v1, whole genome shotgun sequence, a single genomic region encodes these proteins:
- the LOC132785677 gene encoding PH and SEC7 domain-containing protein isoform X4, which translates to MTEELKVVLRRSRSEQHSGFGFSLLGTTGPPHVIYDIVENSPAADCGAVEAGDVILKVNGIDVHRYTTKEVLKCLRLSENLVTLELKRDPKLKARIKEQLANTQSPHYVDIESPINIYDYSSSANASPKHQRQQQLHSKGGNATPPNAGSPALRYKSTPTTHLPTLRQQSPTTTTTTGIQSFATASSTTTHTHSRNSSASSTKIQMVESTTITTSISNSNIATSPTAAAAGGDATSPTFRPSRIPQALKAAPKQQLPQLQSPQHKRPRPSQIPTKAANGNGLQPLQHSNSYSGSPAANRQRHTDREADREPEPNSAPPQPAKAPRFEAYMMTGDLILNLSKTPQSSSLLTTQAKKVDSLRDFPKRNLANARANGALAPRASGESSPTSSSSVDSPTNTASSDSVKRDAKLQRCQQQQQQQQQQQRDSINNSYNRRDSLTNDTLLMCEELERDEDATVEYDDNKRQQQRQQQQQQQRYRQQQQQQQQQQQRYEYYQNEDELDADPEEREEDQTHYDITNIETYQSGMGRGDEDDSDRQCLVDDDDDDDDVDYNEEDNDAGDEEYSTNSLGSGSGSAKQRMRALKQRSLARQQQQQQRNRDAVDCAARATAGYSASTSNSSGTVKSEAVLGLGLQDETSFSVPTSPISLSAPLIDKETASSVPTSPEPSSLAPESSNAPAGSGAGGGAVVVRRHNGHVVRKCDAAGFRTSKSEDHLQQIQREGIAAVIPIDIDEDVNSSLNTLLDTRHDSEDSQASNRDRIVWTYNAPLQPHQLAQLQQQQQLQQQQQQQQQQQQQQQYYGQQSHSNSHSSSISSSPQNSAAGSPASPTSVSSSVMSSSGSRSAQQQLQQQQLQQQQQQHQQQQQYPQQQQQQQRDQSAVAMPGGMVLSDPSDSDSTILVSDAAAQQRQQQQQLKQQLRAQQQQRERDRERDRDREREQSEHKLVIQVRGLDNSNTSSVTRSEDELTDEPLTTIAGRDASPPVSDDGSDVESLHSYHYSPKAVDMPSAIRLAKRLYSLDGFKKSDVSRHLSKNNDFSRAVADEYLKHFTFEKKSLDQALREFLQQFSLSGETQERERVLVHFSKRFLDCNPGTFNSQDAVHTLTCAIMLLNTDLHGQNMNRKMSCAEFVDNLADLNDGENFPKDVLKYLYQAIKTKPLEWALDDEAGDAQQQRANNNSALTGVSQNPFLDAPESATAIEYKKGYVMRKCCYDTSFKKTPFGKRSWKMFYITLRDLVLYLHKDEHGFRKSQMSDNLHNAIRIHHALATMANDYTKKQHVFRLQTADQAEYLFQTSDSKELHSWVETINYVCAAFSAPPLEGGVGSQKRFQRPLLPSAQTKLLMKEQLESHELQVAQLKHELKEHQKAPVPSKGLPLQNFKEKESYLQYEMRRYESYVSILTAKLLADQQPLELQCQQQQSTAQPTLEEDADTFPVSTGSTTPTTPQSIQQQQQQQQQQQQSTNSRYSQQQQQQQRPRNSSSSGNAQQDIG; encoded by the exons ATGACCGAGGAATTGAAAGTGGTGctgcgtcgcagtcgcagcgaGCAGCATTCCGGTTTCGGGTTTTCGCTGCTCGGCACAACTGGACCGCCGCATGTCATCTACGACATTGTCGAGAATTCGCCGGCTGCCGATTGTGGTGCG GTTGAAGCTGGCGACGTGATACTGAAAGTCAACGGCATCGATGTGCATCGCTATACAACGAAGGAAG TGCTCAAATGTCTGCGACTGTCGGAGAACTTAGTAACCTTGGAGCTGAAACGAG ATCCCAAGTTGAAGGCGCGCATTAAAGAGCAGCTGGCGAACACGCAGAGTCCGCATTACGTGGACATTGAGTCTCCCATCAATATCTACGATTACAGCAGCAGCGCGAACGCATCGCCGAAGcatcagcggcagcaacagttgcactCGAAGGGCGGCAACGCCACGCCCCCAAATGCTGGTTCACCGGCGCTGCGTTACAAGTCAACGCCCACAACGCATTTGCCAACGTTGCGCCAGCAatcgccaacaacaaccacaacaacggGTATTCAATCATTTGCCACCGCATCGTCAacaacaacgcacacacacagtcgcaacTCATCCGCCAGCTCGACCAAGATACAAATGGTGGAATCGACCACCATTACAACAAGcataagcaacagcaacattgccACATCGCcaacggcagcagctgcaggtgGCGACGCCACATCGCCAACATTTCGCCCGTCACGCATTCCACAGGCTCTGAAGGCTGCGCCAAAACAGCAGTTGCCACAATTGCAATCGCCACAGCATAAGCGTCCACGTCCATCCCAAATCCCCACAAAGGCGGCCAACGGCAACGGACTGCAGCCGCTGCAGCATTCGAACAGTTACAGCGGCAGTCCGGCTGCCAATCGGCAGCGTCATACGGATCGGGAGGCGGATCGGGAACCGGAGCCCAATTCGGCGCCACCGCAACCGGCAAAGGCGCCGAGGTTTGAGGCTTATATGATGACGGGTGATTTGATATTGAATCTGTCGAAGACGCCGCAATCCAGCAGCTTACTCACAACGCAGGCCAAGAAG GTGGACAGTTTGCGTGACTTTCCCAAGCGAAATCTGGCCAATGCACGCGCCAATGGCGCCTTGGCTCCACGTGCCTCCGGCGAGTCATCGCCCACTTCGTCCTCGTCGGTGGATTCACCCACCAATACGGCCAGTTCGGATTCTGTTAAACGTGATGCCAAGTTGCAGCgctgtcagcagcagcagcagcaacaacagcagcagcagcgtgaTAGCATCAACAACAGTTACAATCGACGCGATTCGTTGACCAACGATACGTTGCTAATGTGCGAAGAATTGGAACGCGATGAGGATGCCACGGTGGAGTATGATGACAAtaaacggcagcagcaacgacaacagcagcagcaacaacagcgttatcgccagcaacaacaacaacagcagcagcaacaacagcgctATGAATACTACCAAAACGAGGATGAACTGGATGCGGATCCGGAGGAGCGAGAGGAGGATCAAACACACTATGACATCACCAACATCGAGACGTATCAGAGTGGAATGGGACGCGGTGACGAGGATGACAGCGATCGACAGTGTCTAGtggacgacgatgatgatgacgacgatgtgGACTACAACGAGGAGGACAACGATGCTGGCGACGAGGAATACTCGACCAATTCGTTGGGCTCAGGCTCTGGTTCGGCCAAACAGCGAATGCGTGCGCTCAAACAACGCAGCCTGgcgcggcaacagcagcagcagcaaaggaATCGCGATGCTGTTGATTGTGCAGCTCGAGCAACGGCTGGTTACTCGGCGTCCACGTCGAATTCCTCCGGCACAGTGAAGAGCGAGGCTGTGCTGGGTTTGGGTTTGCAGGACGAAACCTCGTTCTCAGTGCCAACGTCGCCCATTTCGCTGTCGGCGCCTCTCATTGATAAAGAGACGGCCAGCTCGGTGCCCACCAGCCCAGAACCCAGTTCGTTGGCGCCCGAATCGAGTAATGCGCCAGCTGGCAGCGGAGCGGGTGGCGGAGCTGTTGTGGTGCGCCGTCACAACGGGCATGTGGTGCGCAAGTGCGATGCAGCTGGGTTTCGTACCAGCAAATCGGAGGATCATCTGCAGCAGATACAGCGCGAGGGCATTGCGGCTGTGATACCCATCGATATCGATGAGGATGTGAATAGCTCGCTGAATACGCTGCTGGATACCCGTCACGACTCGGAGGATTCGCAG GCATCGAATCGTGATCGCATCGTGTGGACCTACAATGCACCACTGCAACCACATCAATTGgcgcaactgcagcagcaacagcaactccagcagcagcagcagcagcaacaacaacagcagcaacagcagcaatactACGGTCAGCAATCGCATTCAAATTCCCATTCAAGTTCCATTAGTTCATCGCCACAAAATTCGGCAGCCGGCAGTCCGGCGTCGCCCACATCGGTCTCCTCATCCGTAATGTCCTCGTCGGGTTCACGTagcgcacaacaacaactgcagcaacagcagctgcagcagcaacaacagcagcatcagcaacagcagcagtatccacagcagcagcaacagcagcagcgagatCAATCAGCTGTTGCCATGCCGG GCGGCATGGTACTTAGCGATCCCAGCGACTCGGACTCCACCATTCTTGTCTCGGATGCGGCTGCCCAAcagcgccaacagcagcagcagctcaagcagcagctgcgggcccagcagcagcaacgtgaGCGTGATCGCGAACGTGATCGCGACCGAGAGCGCGAGCAATCTGAGCACAAGCTGGTCATCCAAGTGCGTGGCCTGGACAATAGCAATACGAGCAGTGTAACACGATCGGAGGATGAGCTAACCGATGAGCCGTTGACCACGATTGCGGGACGCGATGCGTCGCCTCCCGTTTCCGACGATGGCAGCGATGTGGAGTCGCTGCATTCGTATCATTACTCGCCCAAGGCTGTGGACATGCCATCGGCCATACGCCTGGCCAAAAGACTGTATTCCCTCGATGGTTTCAAGAAGAGCGATGTTTCGCGGCATCTCAGCAAAAA CAACGACTTTAGCCGCGCTGTGGCTGACGAGTATTTGAAGCATTTTACTTTTGAAAAGAAATCTCTGGATCAAGCACTACGCGAATTTCTGCAACAATTCTCGCTGTCCGGCGAGACGCAGGAACGTGAACGTGTGCTTGTGCATTTCTCGAAACGTTTCCTTGACTGCAATCCGGGCACATTCAACTCTCAGGATGCGGTTCACACGCTGACCTGTGCCATCATGTTGCTGAACACGGATCTGCATGGCCAGAACATGAATCGCAAGATGAGCTGTGCCGAGTTTGTTGATAATCTGGCCGATCTCAATGATGGCGAAAACTTTCCCAAGGATGTGCTCAAGTACTTGTACCAAGCCATCAAAACGAAGCCACTCGAATGGGCGCT TGACGATGAGGCGGGAGATGCGCAACAGCAGCGTGCGAATAACAACAGTGCGCTGACTGGCGTCAGTCAGAATCCTTTCCTGGATGCACCGGAGTCTGCCACAGCTATAGAGTACAAGAAGGGCTATGTGATGCGCAAGTGCTGCTACGACACGAGCTTTAAGAAGA CTCCTTTTGGCAAACGCTCGTGGAAAATGTTTTACATCACGCTGCGCGATCTGGTTTTGTATCTGCACAAGGATGAGCACGGCTTTCGCAAGAGTCAA ATGTCTGACAATCTGCACAATGCGATACGCATACATCATGCACTGGCCACCATGGCCAACGACTACACCAAGAAACAACATGTGTTCCGACTGCAAACAGCCGATCAGGCCGAATATCTGTTCCAGACCAGCGACTCCAAGGAGCTGCACTCCTGGGTGGAGACCATCAACTATGTGTGCGCCGCATTTTCAGCGCCGCCTCTCGAAGGTGGCGTGGGCAGCCAAAAGCGTTTCCAGCGTCCACTCTTGCCCAGCGCACAGACTAAGCTGCTAATG AAGGAACAGCTGGAGTCACATGAGCTTCAGGTGGCGCAATTAAAACACGAGTTGAAGGAGCACCAAAAGGCGCCCGTGCCCAGCAAAGGATTGCCGCTGCAGAACTTCAAGGAGAAGGAAAGCTATTTGCAATACGAG ATGCGTCGGTATGAATCCTATGTGAGCATTCTAACAGCCAAGCTGTTGGCAGATCAACAGCCGTTGGAGTTGcaatgccagcagcagcagtcgacgGCACAGCCAACGCTCGAAGAGGACGCCGACACATTCCCCGTGAGCACGGGCAGCACTACGCCCACAACGCCACAAAGtattcaacagcagcagcagcaacaacaacagcaacagcagtcgaCCAACAGCAGGTAtagtcagcaacaacaacaacagcaacgacccAGGAACTCCTCATCTAGCGGCAATGCCCAACAAGACATTGGCTGA
- the LOC132785677 gene encoding PH and SEC7 domain-containing protein isoform X5, whose amino-acid sequence MTEELKVVLRRSRSEQHSGFGFSLLGTTGPPHVIYDIVENSPAADCGAVEAGDVILKVNGIDVHRYTTKEVLKCLRLSENLVTLELKRDPKLKARIKEQLANTQSPHYVDIESPINIYDYSSSANASPKHQRQQQLHSKGGNATPPNAGSPALRYKSTPTTHLPTLRQQSPTTTTTTGIQSFATASSTTTHTHSRNSSASSTKIQMVESTTITTSISNSNIATSPTAAAAGGDATSPTFRPSRIPQALKAAPKQQLPQLQSPQHKRPRPSQIPTKAANGNGLQPLQHSNSYSGSPAANRQRHTDREADREPEPNSAPPQPAKAPRFEAYMMTGDLILNLSKTPQSSSLLTTQAKKVDSLRDFPKRNLANARANGALAPRASGESSPTSSSSVDSPTNTASSDSVKRDAKLQRCQQQQQQQQQQQRDSINNSYNRRDSLTNDTLLMCEELERDEDATVEYDDNKRQQQRQQQQQQQRYRQQQQQQQQQQQRYEYYQNEDELDADPEEREEDQTHYDITNIETYQSGMGRGDEDDSDRQCLVDDDDDDDDVDYNEEDNDAGDEEYSTNSLGSGSGSAKQRMRALKQRSLARQQQQQQRNRDAVDCAARATAGYSASTSNSSGTVKSEAVLGLGLQDETSFSVPTSPISLSAPLIDKETASSVPTSPEPSSLAPESSNAPAGSGAGGGAVVVRRHNGHVVRKCDAAGFRTSKSEDHLQQIQREGIAAVIPIDIDEDVNSSLNTLLDTRHDSEDSQASNRDRIVWTYNAPLQPHQLAQLQQQQQLQQQQQQQQQQQQQQQYYGGMVLSDPSDSDSTILVSDAAAQQRQQQQQLKQQLRAQQQQRERDRERDRDREREQSEHKLVIQVRGLDNSNTSSVTRSEDELTDEPLTTIAGRDASPPVSDDGSDVESLHSYHYSPKAVDMPSAIRLAKRLYSLDGFKKSDVSRHLSKNNDFSRAVADEYLKHFTFEKKSLDQALREFLQQFSLSGETQERERVLVHFSKRFLDCNPGTFNSQDAVHTLTCAIMLLNTDLHGQNMNRKMSCAEFVDNLADLNDGENFPKDVLKYLYQAIKTKPLEWALDDEAGDAQQQRANNNSALTGVSQNPFLDAPESATAIEYKKGYVMRKCCYDTSFKKTPFGKRSWKMFYITLRDLVLYLHKDEHGFRKSQMSDNLHNAIRIHHALATMANDYTKKQHVFRLQTADQAEYLFQTSDSKELHSWVETINYVCAAFSAPPLEGGVGSQKRFQRPLLPSAQTKLLMKEQLESHELQVAQLKHELKEHQKAPVPSKGLPLQNFKEKESYLQYEMRRYESYVSILTAKLLADQQPLELQCQQQQSTAQPTLEEDADTFPVSTGSTTPTTPQSIQQQQQQQQQQQQSTNSRYSQQQQQQQRPRNSSSSGNAQQDIG is encoded by the exons ATGACCGAGGAATTGAAAGTGGTGctgcgtcgcagtcgcagcgaGCAGCATTCCGGTTTCGGGTTTTCGCTGCTCGGCACAACTGGACCGCCGCATGTCATCTACGACATTGTCGAGAATTCGCCGGCTGCCGATTGTGGTGCG GTTGAAGCTGGCGACGTGATACTGAAAGTCAACGGCATCGATGTGCATCGCTATACAACGAAGGAAG TGCTCAAATGTCTGCGACTGTCGGAGAACTTAGTAACCTTGGAGCTGAAACGAG ATCCCAAGTTGAAGGCGCGCATTAAAGAGCAGCTGGCGAACACGCAGAGTCCGCATTACGTGGACATTGAGTCTCCCATCAATATCTACGATTACAGCAGCAGCGCGAACGCATCGCCGAAGcatcagcggcagcaacagttgcactCGAAGGGCGGCAACGCCACGCCCCCAAATGCTGGTTCACCGGCGCTGCGTTACAAGTCAACGCCCACAACGCATTTGCCAACGTTGCGCCAGCAatcgccaacaacaaccacaacaacggGTATTCAATCATTTGCCACCGCATCGTCAacaacaacgcacacacacagtcgcaacTCATCCGCCAGCTCGACCAAGATACAAATGGTGGAATCGACCACCATTACAACAAGcataagcaacagcaacattgccACATCGCcaacggcagcagctgcaggtgGCGACGCCACATCGCCAACATTTCGCCCGTCACGCATTCCACAGGCTCTGAAGGCTGCGCCAAAACAGCAGTTGCCACAATTGCAATCGCCACAGCATAAGCGTCCACGTCCATCCCAAATCCCCACAAAGGCGGCCAACGGCAACGGACTGCAGCCGCTGCAGCATTCGAACAGTTACAGCGGCAGTCCGGCTGCCAATCGGCAGCGTCATACGGATCGGGAGGCGGATCGGGAACCGGAGCCCAATTCGGCGCCACCGCAACCGGCAAAGGCGCCGAGGTTTGAGGCTTATATGATGACGGGTGATTTGATATTGAATCTGTCGAAGACGCCGCAATCCAGCAGCTTACTCACAACGCAGGCCAAGAAG GTGGACAGTTTGCGTGACTTTCCCAAGCGAAATCTGGCCAATGCACGCGCCAATGGCGCCTTGGCTCCACGTGCCTCCGGCGAGTCATCGCCCACTTCGTCCTCGTCGGTGGATTCACCCACCAATACGGCCAGTTCGGATTCTGTTAAACGTGATGCCAAGTTGCAGCgctgtcagcagcagcagcagcaacaacagcagcagcagcgtgaTAGCATCAACAACAGTTACAATCGACGCGATTCGTTGACCAACGATACGTTGCTAATGTGCGAAGAATTGGAACGCGATGAGGATGCCACGGTGGAGTATGATGACAAtaaacggcagcagcaacgacaacagcagcagcaacaacagcgttatcgccagcaacaacaacaacagcagcagcaacaacagcgctATGAATACTACCAAAACGAGGATGAACTGGATGCGGATCCGGAGGAGCGAGAGGAGGATCAAACACACTATGACATCACCAACATCGAGACGTATCAGAGTGGAATGGGACGCGGTGACGAGGATGACAGCGATCGACAGTGTCTAGtggacgacgatgatgatgacgacgatgtgGACTACAACGAGGAGGACAACGATGCTGGCGACGAGGAATACTCGACCAATTCGTTGGGCTCAGGCTCTGGTTCGGCCAAACAGCGAATGCGTGCGCTCAAACAACGCAGCCTGgcgcggcaacagcagcagcagcaaaggaATCGCGATGCTGTTGATTGTGCAGCTCGAGCAACGGCTGGTTACTCGGCGTCCACGTCGAATTCCTCCGGCACAGTGAAGAGCGAGGCTGTGCTGGGTTTGGGTTTGCAGGACGAAACCTCGTTCTCAGTGCCAACGTCGCCCATTTCGCTGTCGGCGCCTCTCATTGATAAAGAGACGGCCAGCTCGGTGCCCACCAGCCCAGAACCCAGTTCGTTGGCGCCCGAATCGAGTAATGCGCCAGCTGGCAGCGGAGCGGGTGGCGGAGCTGTTGTGGTGCGCCGTCACAACGGGCATGTGGTGCGCAAGTGCGATGCAGCTGGGTTTCGTACCAGCAAATCGGAGGATCATCTGCAGCAGATACAGCGCGAGGGCATTGCGGCTGTGATACCCATCGATATCGATGAGGATGTGAATAGCTCGCTGAATACGCTGCTGGATACCCGTCACGACTCGGAGGATTCGCAG GCATCGAATCGTGATCGCATCGTGTGGACCTACAATGCACCACTGCAACCACATCAATTGgcgcaactgcagcagcaacagcaactccagcagcagcagcagcagcaacaacaacagcagcaacagcagcaatactACG GCGGCATGGTACTTAGCGATCCCAGCGACTCGGACTCCACCATTCTTGTCTCGGATGCGGCTGCCCAAcagcgccaacagcagcagcagctcaagcagcagctgcgggcccagcagcagcaacgtgaGCGTGATCGCGAACGTGATCGCGACCGAGAGCGCGAGCAATCTGAGCACAAGCTGGTCATCCAAGTGCGTGGCCTGGACAATAGCAATACGAGCAGTGTAACACGATCGGAGGATGAGCTAACCGATGAGCCGTTGACCACGATTGCGGGACGCGATGCGTCGCCTCCCGTTTCCGACGATGGCAGCGATGTGGAGTCGCTGCATTCGTATCATTACTCGCCCAAGGCTGTGGACATGCCATCGGCCATACGCCTGGCCAAAAGACTGTATTCCCTCGATGGTTTCAAGAAGAGCGATGTTTCGCGGCATCTCAGCAAAAA CAACGACTTTAGCCGCGCTGTGGCTGACGAGTATTTGAAGCATTTTACTTTTGAAAAGAAATCTCTGGATCAAGCACTACGCGAATTTCTGCAACAATTCTCGCTGTCCGGCGAGACGCAGGAACGTGAACGTGTGCTTGTGCATTTCTCGAAACGTTTCCTTGACTGCAATCCGGGCACATTCAACTCTCAGGATGCGGTTCACACGCTGACCTGTGCCATCATGTTGCTGAACACGGATCTGCATGGCCAGAACATGAATCGCAAGATGAGCTGTGCCGAGTTTGTTGATAATCTGGCCGATCTCAATGATGGCGAAAACTTTCCCAAGGATGTGCTCAAGTACTTGTACCAAGCCATCAAAACGAAGCCACTCGAATGGGCGCT TGACGATGAGGCGGGAGATGCGCAACAGCAGCGTGCGAATAACAACAGTGCGCTGACTGGCGTCAGTCAGAATCCTTTCCTGGATGCACCGGAGTCTGCCACAGCTATAGAGTACAAGAAGGGCTATGTGATGCGCAAGTGCTGCTACGACACGAGCTTTAAGAAGA CTCCTTTTGGCAAACGCTCGTGGAAAATGTTTTACATCACGCTGCGCGATCTGGTTTTGTATCTGCACAAGGATGAGCACGGCTTTCGCAAGAGTCAA ATGTCTGACAATCTGCACAATGCGATACGCATACATCATGCACTGGCCACCATGGCCAACGACTACACCAAGAAACAACATGTGTTCCGACTGCAAACAGCCGATCAGGCCGAATATCTGTTCCAGACCAGCGACTCCAAGGAGCTGCACTCCTGGGTGGAGACCATCAACTATGTGTGCGCCGCATTTTCAGCGCCGCCTCTCGAAGGTGGCGTGGGCAGCCAAAAGCGTTTCCAGCGTCCACTCTTGCCCAGCGCACAGACTAAGCTGCTAATG AAGGAACAGCTGGAGTCACATGAGCTTCAGGTGGCGCAATTAAAACACGAGTTGAAGGAGCACCAAAAGGCGCCCGTGCCCAGCAAAGGATTGCCGCTGCAGAACTTCAAGGAGAAGGAAAGCTATTTGCAATACGAG ATGCGTCGGTATGAATCCTATGTGAGCATTCTAACAGCCAAGCTGTTGGCAGATCAACAGCCGTTGGAGTTGcaatgccagcagcagcagtcgacgGCACAGCCAACGCTCGAAGAGGACGCCGACACATTCCCCGTGAGCACGGGCAGCACTACGCCCACAACGCCACAAAGtattcaacagcagcagcagcaacaacaacagcaacagcagtcgaCCAACAGCAGGTAtagtcagcaacaacaacaacagcaacgacccAGGAACTCCTCATCTAGCGGCAATGCCCAACAAGACATTGGCTGA